A genomic region of Zalophus californianus isolate mZalCal1 chromosome 1, mZalCal1.pri.v2, whole genome shotgun sequence contains the following coding sequences:
- the LOC113918504 gene encoding ceruloplasmin isoform X2, translating into MKILCLSIFLFLHSNSAWAKEKHYYIGIIETTWDYASDNEKKLISVDTEHPDIYLQNGPNRIGRVYKKALYLQYTDKTFTTVIEKPIWLGFLGPVIKAETGDKVYVHLKNFASRPYTFHPHGITYYKEHEGAIYPDNTTHFYKADDKVYTGEQYTYILDASEDQSPGEEDSNCVTRIYHSHIDAPKDIASGLIGPLIICKKDSLDNEKEKNIDQEFVVMFSVVDENLSWYLDDNIKTYCSEPEKVDKDDEDFQESNRMYSVNGYAFGSLPGLSMCAEDKVRWYLFGMGNEVDVHAAFFHGQVLTNKNYRIDTVNLFPATLFEAFMVAQNPGEWMLSCQNLNHLKAGLQAFFQVQDCNKPSSEDDIRGKHVRHYYIAAEEIIWNYAPSGIDTFTKKNLRAPGSASEVFFEQGSTRIGGSYKKLVYREYTDASFTNQKKRGPEEEHLGLLGPVIWAEVGDTIRVTFHNRGAYPLSIEPTGVRVSKNNEGTYYTSVHNPLSGSVPSPSASHVAPKQTFTYEWTVPEEVGPTYKDPVCLSKMYYSAVDPTKDIFTGLIGPMKICKKGSLHANGRLKDVDKEFYLFPTVFDENESLLLDENIRMFTTAPHLVNKEDEDFQESNKMHSMNGFMYGNQPGLNMCKGDSVMWYLFSAGNEADVHGIYFTGNTYLSRGERRDTANLFPQASVTLLMQPDAEGTFEVECLTTDHYTGGMKQKYTVNKCKQESDDPSFYLAERTYYIAAVEMEWDYSPSREWERELHLLQEQNVSNAFLDKEEFYIGSKYKKVAYRQYTDSTFRVPVERKAEEEHLGILGPQLHADVGDIVKIIFKNMATRPYSIHAHGVKTESSTVTPTLPGEIHTYIWKIPDRSGPGIEDSACIPWAYYSTVDQVKDLYSGLIGPLIVCRGHYTKVFNPITKLEFSLLFFVFDENESWYIDDNIKTYSEHPEKVNKDNEEFIESNKMHAINGRMFGNLQGLTMHVGDEVNWYLMGMGNEIDLHSVHFHGHSFRYQHRGIYSSDVFDIFPGTYQTLEMFPRTPGIWLLHCHVTDHIHAGMETTYTVLPNEETKSG; encoded by the exons GGAACATCCCGATATCTATCTTCAAAATGGCCCAAATAGAATTGGAAGGGTCTATAAGAAGGCCCTTTACCTTCAGTACACAGACAAAACCTTTACGACAGTTATAGAAAAACCTATCTGGCTGGGGTTTTTAGGCCCTGTTATCAAAGCTGAAACTGGAGATAAGGTTTATGTACACTTAAAAAACTTTGCTTCTAGGCCCTACACTTTTCATCCACATGGAATAACATACTATAAGGAACATGAGG GGGCCATCTATCCTGATAACACCACACATTTTTACAAAGCAGATGACAAAGTGTATACAGGCGAACAGTACACATACATATTGGATGCCAGCGAAGACCAAAGTCCTGGTGAGGAAGATAGCAATTGTGTGACCAGGATTTACCATTCCCACATTGATGCTCCAAAAGATATCGCTTCAGGACTCATCGGACCTTTAATAATCtgtaaaaaag ATTCTCtggataatgaaaaagaaaaaaatattgaccaAGAATTTGTGGTGATGTTTTCTGTGGTGGATGAAAATCTCAGCTGGTACCTAGATGACAACATTAAAACCTATTGCTCTGAACCAGAGAAAGTTGACAAAGATGATGAAGACTTCCAGGAGAGTAACAGGATGTATT CTGTGAATGGATACGCTTTTGGAAGTCTCCCAGGTCTCTCCATGTGTGCAGAGGACAAAGTCAGATGGTATCTTTTTGGTATGGGTAATGAAGTGGATGTGCACGCAGCTTTCTTCCACGGCCAAGTGTTGACTAATAAGAACTACCGGATTGATACAGTCAATCTCTTTCCTGCTACCCTATTCGAAGCTTTTATGGTGGCCCAGAATCCTGGAGAATGGATGCTTAGCTGTCAGAATCTAAACCACCTGAAAG CTGGTCTCCAAGCCTTTTTCCAGGTACAAGACTGTAACAAGCCTTCATCAGAGGACGATATCCGTGGGAAACATGTTAGACATTACTACATTGCTGCTGAGGAAATCATCTGGAACTATGCGCCTTCTGGAATAGACACCTTCACCAAAAAAAACTTAAGAGCACCTGGAAG TGCTTCAGAGGTATTTTTTGAACAGGGTTCTACAAGAATTGGAGGATCTTATAAAAAGCTGGTTTATCGTGAATACACAGATGCTTCCTTCACAAATCAAAAGAAGAGAGGCCCTGAAGAGGAACATCTTGGCCTCCTGG GTCCTGTCATTTGGGCAGAGGTAGGAGATACGATCAGAGTCACTTTCCATAACAGAGGAGCATATCCCCTCAGCATTGAGCCAACTGGGGTGAGGGTCAGTAAGAACAACGAGGGCACATACTATACCTCAGTTCACAACCCCCTGAGTGGAA GTGTGCCTTCTCCTTCAGCTTCACACGTAGCACCCAAACAAACATTCACCTACGAATGGACTGTCCCCGAAGAAGTGGGACCCACTTACAAAGATCCTGTCTGTCTATCTAAGATGTATTATTCTGCTGTGGATCCCACCAAAGATATATTCACTGGGCTTATCGGGCCAATGAAAATATGCAAGAAAGGAAGTTTACATGCAAATGGGAGACTG AAAGATGTAGACAAGGAGTTCTACCTGTTTCCCACAGTGTTTGATGAGAATGAAAGTTTACTCCTGGATGAGAATATTAGAATGTTTACAACTGCACCTCATCTGGTGAATAAGGAAGATGAAGACTTTCAGGAATCTAATAAGATGCACT CCATGAATGGATTCATGTACGGGAATCAGCCTGGTCTCAACATGTGCAAAGGAGATTCAGTCATGTGGTACTTATTCAGTGCTGGAAATGAGGCTGATGTACATGGGATTTACTTTACCGGAAACACATATCTgtcaagaggagaaagaagagacacaGCAAACCTCTTCCCTCAAGCAAGTGTTACACTCCTCATGCAGCCTGATGCTGAAG GGACTTTTGAAGTTGAATGCCTGACAACCGATCACTACACAGGAGGCATGAAGCAAAAGTACACGGTGAACAAATGCAAGCAAGAGTCTGATGATCCAAGCTTCTACCTGGCAGAGAGGACCTACTACATCGCAGCAGTGGAGATGGAATGGGATTATTCCCCAAGCAGGGAATGGGAACGGGAGCTGCATCTCCTACAAGAACAAAA TGTTTCGAATGCATTTTTAGATAAGGAAGAGTTTTACATAGGCTCCAAGTACAAGAAGGTTGCATATCGGCAATACACCGACAGCACGTTCAGAGTTCCCGTGGAGAGAAAGGCTGAAGAAGAACATCTGGGCATTCTAG GTCCACAACTTCATGCAGATGTTGGAGACAtagttaaaattatctttaaaaacatggcCACAAGGCCCTACTCAATACATGCCCATGGGGTGAAAACAGAGAGTTCTACAGTTACTCCAACTTTACCAG GTGAAATTCACACTTACATATGGAAGATCCCAGATAGATCTGGACCTGGAATAGAGGATTCTGCTTGTATTCCATGGGCCTACTATTCAACTGTGGATCAAGTTAAG GATCTCTATAGTGGATTAATTGGCCCACTGATTGTTTGCCGAGGACACTACACGAAAGTATTCAATCCCATCACAAAACTGgaattttcccttctgttttttgtttttgatgaaaatGAATCCTGGTACATAGATGACAACATCAAAACATACTCTGAACACCCTGAGAAAGTAAACAAAGACAATGAGGAATTCATAGAAAGCAATAAAATGCATG CTATTAATGGAAGAATGTTTGGGAACCTGCAAGGCCTCACGATGCACGTGGGAGATGAAGTCAACTGGTATCTGATGGGAATGGGCAACGAAATCGACTTGCACTCGGTACATTTTCATGGCCACAGCTTCAGGTACCAG CACAGGGGCATTTATAGCTCTGATGTCTTTGACATTTTCCCTGGGACATACCAAACTCTAGAAATGTTTCCAAGGACACCTGGAATCTGGTTACTCCACTGCCATGTGACTGACCACATTCATGCTGGAATGGAGACTACTTACACGGTTCTACCAAATGAAG
- the LOC113918504 gene encoding ceruloplasmin isoform X1 translates to MKILCLSIFLFLHSNSAWAKEKHYYIGIIETTWDYASDNEKKLISVDTEHPDIYLQNGPNRIGRVYKKALYLQYTDKTFTTVIEKPIWLGFLGPVIKAETGDKVYVHLKNFASRPYTFHPHGITYYKEHEGAIYPDNTTHFYKADDKVYTGEQYTYILDASEDQSPGEEDSNCVTRIYHSHIDAPKDIASGLIGPLIICKKDSLDNEKEKNIDQEFVVMFSVVDENLSWYLDDNIKTYCSEPEKVDKDDEDFQESNRMYSVNGYAFGSLPGLSMCAEDKVRWYLFGMGNEVDVHAAFFHGQVLTNKNYRIDTVNLFPATLFEAFMVAQNPGEWMLSCQNLNHLKAGLQAFFQVQDCNKPSSEDDIRGKHVRHYYIAAEEIIWNYAPSGIDTFTKKNLRAPGSASEVFFEQGSTRIGGSYKKLVYREYTDASFTNQKKRGPEEEHLGLLGPVIWAEVGDTIRVTFHNRGAYPLSIEPTGVRVSKNNEGTYYTSVHNPLSGSVPSPSASHVAPKQTFTYEWTVPEEVGPTYKDPVCLSKMYYSAVDPTKDIFTGLIGPMKICKKGSLHANGRLKDVDKEFYLFPTVFDENESLLLDENIRMFTTAPHLVNKEDEDFQESNKMHSMNGFMYGNQPGLNMCKGDSVMWYLFSAGNEADVHGIYFTGNTYLSRGERRDTANLFPQASVTLLMQPDAEGTFEVECLTTDHYTGGMKQKYTVNKCKQESDDPSFYLAERTYYIAAVEMEWDYSPSREWERELHLLQEQNVSNAFLDKEEFYIGSKYKKVAYRQYTDSTFRVPVERKAEEEHLGILGPQLHADVGDIVKIIFKNMATRPYSIHAHGVKTESSTVTPTLPGEIHTYIWKIPDRSGPGIEDSACIPWAYYSTVDQVKDLYSGLIGPLIVCRGHYTKVFNPITKLEFSLLFFVFDENESWYIDDNIKTYSEHPEKVNKDNEEFIESNKMHAINGRMFGNLQGLTMHVGDEVNWYLMGMGNEIDLHSVHFHGHSFRYQHRGIYSSDVFDIFPGTYQTLEMFPRTPGIWLLHCHVTDHIHAGMETTYTVLPNEASSQTHKRIWNVTYSFTVSLIILFQISTKEWLGV, encoded by the exons GGAACATCCCGATATCTATCTTCAAAATGGCCCAAATAGAATTGGAAGGGTCTATAAGAAGGCCCTTTACCTTCAGTACACAGACAAAACCTTTACGACAGTTATAGAAAAACCTATCTGGCTGGGGTTTTTAGGCCCTGTTATCAAAGCTGAAACTGGAGATAAGGTTTATGTACACTTAAAAAACTTTGCTTCTAGGCCCTACACTTTTCATCCACATGGAATAACATACTATAAGGAACATGAGG GGGCCATCTATCCTGATAACACCACACATTTTTACAAAGCAGATGACAAAGTGTATACAGGCGAACAGTACACATACATATTGGATGCCAGCGAAGACCAAAGTCCTGGTGAGGAAGATAGCAATTGTGTGACCAGGATTTACCATTCCCACATTGATGCTCCAAAAGATATCGCTTCAGGACTCATCGGACCTTTAATAATCtgtaaaaaag ATTCTCtggataatgaaaaagaaaaaaatattgaccaAGAATTTGTGGTGATGTTTTCTGTGGTGGATGAAAATCTCAGCTGGTACCTAGATGACAACATTAAAACCTATTGCTCTGAACCAGAGAAAGTTGACAAAGATGATGAAGACTTCCAGGAGAGTAACAGGATGTATT CTGTGAATGGATACGCTTTTGGAAGTCTCCCAGGTCTCTCCATGTGTGCAGAGGACAAAGTCAGATGGTATCTTTTTGGTATGGGTAATGAAGTGGATGTGCACGCAGCTTTCTTCCACGGCCAAGTGTTGACTAATAAGAACTACCGGATTGATACAGTCAATCTCTTTCCTGCTACCCTATTCGAAGCTTTTATGGTGGCCCAGAATCCTGGAGAATGGATGCTTAGCTGTCAGAATCTAAACCACCTGAAAG CTGGTCTCCAAGCCTTTTTCCAGGTACAAGACTGTAACAAGCCTTCATCAGAGGACGATATCCGTGGGAAACATGTTAGACATTACTACATTGCTGCTGAGGAAATCATCTGGAACTATGCGCCTTCTGGAATAGACACCTTCACCAAAAAAAACTTAAGAGCACCTGGAAG TGCTTCAGAGGTATTTTTTGAACAGGGTTCTACAAGAATTGGAGGATCTTATAAAAAGCTGGTTTATCGTGAATACACAGATGCTTCCTTCACAAATCAAAAGAAGAGAGGCCCTGAAGAGGAACATCTTGGCCTCCTGG GTCCTGTCATTTGGGCAGAGGTAGGAGATACGATCAGAGTCACTTTCCATAACAGAGGAGCATATCCCCTCAGCATTGAGCCAACTGGGGTGAGGGTCAGTAAGAACAACGAGGGCACATACTATACCTCAGTTCACAACCCCCTGAGTGGAA GTGTGCCTTCTCCTTCAGCTTCACACGTAGCACCCAAACAAACATTCACCTACGAATGGACTGTCCCCGAAGAAGTGGGACCCACTTACAAAGATCCTGTCTGTCTATCTAAGATGTATTATTCTGCTGTGGATCCCACCAAAGATATATTCACTGGGCTTATCGGGCCAATGAAAATATGCAAGAAAGGAAGTTTACATGCAAATGGGAGACTG AAAGATGTAGACAAGGAGTTCTACCTGTTTCCCACAGTGTTTGATGAGAATGAAAGTTTACTCCTGGATGAGAATATTAGAATGTTTACAACTGCACCTCATCTGGTGAATAAGGAAGATGAAGACTTTCAGGAATCTAATAAGATGCACT CCATGAATGGATTCATGTACGGGAATCAGCCTGGTCTCAACATGTGCAAAGGAGATTCAGTCATGTGGTACTTATTCAGTGCTGGAAATGAGGCTGATGTACATGGGATTTACTTTACCGGAAACACATATCTgtcaagaggagaaagaagagacacaGCAAACCTCTTCCCTCAAGCAAGTGTTACACTCCTCATGCAGCCTGATGCTGAAG GGACTTTTGAAGTTGAATGCCTGACAACCGATCACTACACAGGAGGCATGAAGCAAAAGTACACGGTGAACAAATGCAAGCAAGAGTCTGATGATCCAAGCTTCTACCTGGCAGAGAGGACCTACTACATCGCAGCAGTGGAGATGGAATGGGATTATTCCCCAAGCAGGGAATGGGAACGGGAGCTGCATCTCCTACAAGAACAAAA TGTTTCGAATGCATTTTTAGATAAGGAAGAGTTTTACATAGGCTCCAAGTACAAGAAGGTTGCATATCGGCAATACACCGACAGCACGTTCAGAGTTCCCGTGGAGAGAAAGGCTGAAGAAGAACATCTGGGCATTCTAG GTCCACAACTTCATGCAGATGTTGGAGACAtagttaaaattatctttaaaaacatggcCACAAGGCCCTACTCAATACATGCCCATGGGGTGAAAACAGAGAGTTCTACAGTTACTCCAACTTTACCAG GTGAAATTCACACTTACATATGGAAGATCCCAGATAGATCTGGACCTGGAATAGAGGATTCTGCTTGTATTCCATGGGCCTACTATTCAACTGTGGATCAAGTTAAG GATCTCTATAGTGGATTAATTGGCCCACTGATTGTTTGCCGAGGACACTACACGAAAGTATTCAATCCCATCACAAAACTGgaattttcccttctgttttttgtttttgatgaaaatGAATCCTGGTACATAGATGACAACATCAAAACATACTCTGAACACCCTGAGAAAGTAAACAAAGACAATGAGGAATTCATAGAAAGCAATAAAATGCATG CTATTAATGGAAGAATGTTTGGGAACCTGCAAGGCCTCACGATGCACGTGGGAGATGAAGTCAACTGGTATCTGATGGGAATGGGCAACGAAATCGACTTGCACTCGGTACATTTTCATGGCCACAGCTTCAGGTACCAG CACAGGGGCATTTATAGCTCTGATGTCTTTGACATTTTCCCTGGGACATACCAAACTCTAGAAATGTTTCCAAGGACACCTGGAATCTGGTTACTCCACTGCCATGTGACTGACCACATTCATGCTGGAATGGAGACTACTTACACGGTTCTACCAAATGAAG
- the LOC113918504 gene encoding ceruloplasmin isoform X5: MPLTMRRNLSQLTRAIYPDNTTHFYKADDKVYTGEQYTYILDASEDQSPGEEDSNCVTRIYHSHIDAPKDIASGLIGPLIICKKDSLDNEKEKNIDQEFVVMFSVVDENLSWYLDDNIKTYCSEPEKVDKDDEDFQESNRMYSVNGYAFGSLPGLSMCAEDKVRWYLFGMGNEVDVHAAFFHGQVLTNKNYRIDTVNLFPATLFEAFMVAQNPGEWMLSCQNLNHLKAGLQAFFQVQDCNKPSSEDDIRGKHVRHYYIAAEEIIWNYAPSGIDTFTKKNLRAPGSASEVFFEQGSTRIGGSYKKLVYREYTDASFTNQKKRGPEEEHLGLLGPVIWAEVGDTIRVTFHNRGAYPLSIEPTGVRVSKNNEGTYYTSVHNPLSGSVPSPSASHVAPKQTFTYEWTVPEEVGPTYKDPVCLSKMYYSAVDPTKDIFTGLIGPMKICKKGSLHANGRLKDVDKEFYLFPTVFDENESLLLDENIRMFTTAPHLVNKEDEDFQESNKMHSMNGFMYGNQPGLNMCKGDSVMWYLFSAGNEADVHGIYFTGNTYLSRGERRDTANLFPQASVTLLMQPDAEGTFEVECLTTDHYTGGMKQKYTVNKCKQESDDPSFYLAERTYYIAAVEMEWDYSPSREWERELHLLQEQNVSNAFLDKEEFYIGSKYKKVAYRQYTDSTFRVPVERKAEEEHLGILGPQLHADVGDIVKIIFKNMATRPYSIHAHGVKTESSTVTPTLPGEIHTYIWKIPDRSGPGIEDSACIPWAYYSTVDQVKDLYSGLIGPLIVCRGHYTKVFNPITKLEFSLLFFVFDENESWYIDDNIKTYSEHPEKVNKDNEEFIESNKMHAINGRMFGNLQGLTMHVGDEVNWYLMGMGNEIDLHSVHFHGHSFRYQHRGIYSSDVFDIFPGTYQTLEMFPRTPGIWLLHCHVTDHIHAGMETTYTVLPNEASSQTHKRIWNVTYSFTVSLIILFQISTKEWLGV, encoded by the exons GGGCCATCTATCCTGATAACACCACACATTTTTACAAAGCAGATGACAAAGTGTATACAGGCGAACAGTACACATACATATTGGATGCCAGCGAAGACCAAAGTCCTGGTGAGGAAGATAGCAATTGTGTGACCAGGATTTACCATTCCCACATTGATGCTCCAAAAGATATCGCTTCAGGACTCATCGGACCTTTAATAATCtgtaaaaaag ATTCTCtggataatgaaaaagaaaaaaatattgaccaAGAATTTGTGGTGATGTTTTCTGTGGTGGATGAAAATCTCAGCTGGTACCTAGATGACAACATTAAAACCTATTGCTCTGAACCAGAGAAAGTTGACAAAGATGATGAAGACTTCCAGGAGAGTAACAGGATGTATT CTGTGAATGGATACGCTTTTGGAAGTCTCCCAGGTCTCTCCATGTGTGCAGAGGACAAAGTCAGATGGTATCTTTTTGGTATGGGTAATGAAGTGGATGTGCACGCAGCTTTCTTCCACGGCCAAGTGTTGACTAATAAGAACTACCGGATTGATACAGTCAATCTCTTTCCTGCTACCCTATTCGAAGCTTTTATGGTGGCCCAGAATCCTGGAGAATGGATGCTTAGCTGTCAGAATCTAAACCACCTGAAAG CTGGTCTCCAAGCCTTTTTCCAGGTACAAGACTGTAACAAGCCTTCATCAGAGGACGATATCCGTGGGAAACATGTTAGACATTACTACATTGCTGCTGAGGAAATCATCTGGAACTATGCGCCTTCTGGAATAGACACCTTCACCAAAAAAAACTTAAGAGCACCTGGAAG TGCTTCAGAGGTATTTTTTGAACAGGGTTCTACAAGAATTGGAGGATCTTATAAAAAGCTGGTTTATCGTGAATACACAGATGCTTCCTTCACAAATCAAAAGAAGAGAGGCCCTGAAGAGGAACATCTTGGCCTCCTGG GTCCTGTCATTTGGGCAGAGGTAGGAGATACGATCAGAGTCACTTTCCATAACAGAGGAGCATATCCCCTCAGCATTGAGCCAACTGGGGTGAGGGTCAGTAAGAACAACGAGGGCACATACTATACCTCAGTTCACAACCCCCTGAGTGGAA GTGTGCCTTCTCCTTCAGCTTCACACGTAGCACCCAAACAAACATTCACCTACGAATGGACTGTCCCCGAAGAAGTGGGACCCACTTACAAAGATCCTGTCTGTCTATCTAAGATGTATTATTCTGCTGTGGATCCCACCAAAGATATATTCACTGGGCTTATCGGGCCAATGAAAATATGCAAGAAAGGAAGTTTACATGCAAATGGGAGACTG AAAGATGTAGACAAGGAGTTCTACCTGTTTCCCACAGTGTTTGATGAGAATGAAAGTTTACTCCTGGATGAGAATATTAGAATGTTTACAACTGCACCTCATCTGGTGAATAAGGAAGATGAAGACTTTCAGGAATCTAATAAGATGCACT CCATGAATGGATTCATGTACGGGAATCAGCCTGGTCTCAACATGTGCAAAGGAGATTCAGTCATGTGGTACTTATTCAGTGCTGGAAATGAGGCTGATGTACATGGGATTTACTTTACCGGAAACACATATCTgtcaagaggagaaagaagagacacaGCAAACCTCTTCCCTCAAGCAAGTGTTACACTCCTCATGCAGCCTGATGCTGAAG GGACTTTTGAAGTTGAATGCCTGACAACCGATCACTACACAGGAGGCATGAAGCAAAAGTACACGGTGAACAAATGCAAGCAAGAGTCTGATGATCCAAGCTTCTACCTGGCAGAGAGGACCTACTACATCGCAGCAGTGGAGATGGAATGGGATTATTCCCCAAGCAGGGAATGGGAACGGGAGCTGCATCTCCTACAAGAACAAAA TGTTTCGAATGCATTTTTAGATAAGGAAGAGTTTTACATAGGCTCCAAGTACAAGAAGGTTGCATATCGGCAATACACCGACAGCACGTTCAGAGTTCCCGTGGAGAGAAAGGCTGAAGAAGAACATCTGGGCATTCTAG GTCCACAACTTCATGCAGATGTTGGAGACAtagttaaaattatctttaaaaacatggcCACAAGGCCCTACTCAATACATGCCCATGGGGTGAAAACAGAGAGTTCTACAGTTACTCCAACTTTACCAG GTGAAATTCACACTTACATATGGAAGATCCCAGATAGATCTGGACCTGGAATAGAGGATTCTGCTTGTATTCCATGGGCCTACTATTCAACTGTGGATCAAGTTAAG GATCTCTATAGTGGATTAATTGGCCCACTGATTGTTTGCCGAGGACACTACACGAAAGTATTCAATCCCATCACAAAACTGgaattttcccttctgttttttgtttttgatgaaaatGAATCCTGGTACATAGATGACAACATCAAAACATACTCTGAACACCCTGAGAAAGTAAACAAAGACAATGAGGAATTCATAGAAAGCAATAAAATGCATG CTATTAATGGAAGAATGTTTGGGAACCTGCAAGGCCTCACGATGCACGTGGGAGATGAAGTCAACTGGTATCTGATGGGAATGGGCAACGAAATCGACTTGCACTCGGTACATTTTCATGGCCACAGCTTCAGGTACCAG CACAGGGGCATTTATAGCTCTGATGTCTTTGACATTTTCCCTGGGACATACCAAACTCTAGAAATGTTTCCAAGGACACCTGGAATCTGGTTACTCCACTGCCATGTGACTGACCACATTCATGCTGGAATGGAGACTACTTACACGGTTCTACCAAATGAAG